A single genomic interval of Gemmatimonas aurantiaca harbors:
- a CDS encoding CopG family transcriptional regulator → MKTSALTIRLDRELERQLAALAKRSGRSRSDIARDALRRQLAILQFEEARRLLMPFAEACGYLTDEDVFRAVS, encoded by the coding sequence ATGAAAACCTCCGCCTTGACCATCCGCCTCGACCGCGAGCTGGAACGTCAGCTCGCGGCGCTCGCGAAGCGCTCAGGCCGTTCCCGAAGTGACATCGCGCGCGACGCACTCCGGCGACAACTGGCGATCCTGCAGTTCGAGGAAGCGCGGCGCTTGCTCATGCCCTTTGCCGAGGCCTGCGGATACCTCACGGACGAGGACGTCTTTCGCGCCGTGTCGTGA
- a CDS encoding gamma-glutamyl-gamma-aminobutyrate hydrolase family protein (Members of this family of hydrolases with an active site Cys residue belong to MEROPS family C26.), which yields MRRMTVGDHAEARDALAADWGRFLAAVLPDAQWLPVPNLGEAVVDFAQAWALDGLILSGGEDIGVTPVRDDTERQLLAWARQHGHPVLGVCRGLQLLHTEQGGGLVATTGHVATRHPVQMLTPTMPGLAVPREVNSFHRWALSIDPVNGAECLVRDVDGYPEAVRYPALGALGIMWHPERETAPHSQDRALVRHWFGHENDGPSNERHS from the coding sequence ATGCGCCGCATGACGGTGGGCGATCATGCGGAGGCACGTGATGCGCTCGCCGCGGACTGGGGCCGATTCCTCGCGGCCGTGCTTCCCGACGCCCAGTGGCTTCCGGTGCCCAATCTTGGCGAGGCCGTGGTGGACTTCGCGCAGGCGTGGGCGCTGGATGGTCTCATCCTCAGCGGCGGAGAGGACATCGGCGTGACGCCGGTGCGGGACGACACCGAGCGTCAACTGCTCGCCTGGGCGCGGCAGCATGGGCACCCGGTGCTTGGCGTCTGTCGGGGACTGCAGTTGTTGCACACGGAGCAGGGCGGTGGGCTCGTGGCCACCACCGGGCATGTCGCCACGCGACATCCCGTTCAGATGCTCACGCCGACGATGCCGGGTCTCGCCGTTCCGCGTGAGGTGAACAGCTTTCATCGATGGGCGCTGTCCATCGACCCGGTGAACGGCGCCGAATGCCTCGTGCGGGACGTCGATGGATATCCCGAAGCCGTGCGCTATCCCGCACTGGGGGCGTTGGGAATCATGTGGCATCCGGAGCGGGAGACCGCACCTCATTCCCAGGATCGTGCACTCGTTCGTCATTGGTTCGGCCATGAGAACGATGGACCATCGAACGAGCGTCACTCATGA
- a CDS encoding putative toxin-antitoxin system toxin component, PIN family, producing the protein MRVCLDTNVLVAALATRGLCADVFRLVLAEHDLVIGEVILEEIRRVLATKFKVPADHIESIVAVFDPFPCLPKPTRPGPVGIRDPADRWVFATALAGNAEVLVTGDQDLLTFHEQTSNRILTPRAFWELVRSGAG; encoded by the coding sequence GTGAGGGTTTGCCTCGACACCAACGTCCTGGTCGCCGCGCTGGCAACCCGCGGGCTTTGTGCCGATGTCTTTCGTCTCGTCCTGGCCGAGCATGATCTGGTCATCGGTGAGGTGATTCTGGAGGAGATACGGCGCGTGCTGGCCACCAAATTCAAGGTGCCTGCGGACCATATCGAGAGTATTGTCGCGGTCTTTGACCCGTTCCCCTGTCTTCCAAAACCGACCAGGCCTGGGCCGGTCGGCATTCGTGACCCCGCCGACCGGTGGGTATTCGCCACGGCGCTGGCGGGAAATGCGGAGGTGCTCGTGACGGGGGATCAGGATCTCCTCACATTCCACGAGCAGACATCGAACCGTATTCTCACGCCACGGGCGTTCTGGGAATTGGTCCGGTCGGGTGCGGGTTAG
- a CDS encoding phosphocholine cytidylyltransferase family protein, with protein sequence MSKTSHTAALILAAGRGSRLGAHTEVRPKGMVELLGRPMLQWQIDALRAAGIETVTVATGYRADVIEALDVPTVHNAEWEHTNMVGTLLAAAAHFTDGPVIVSYSDIVYHPDHVRALRAAQAPLAITYDRRWQDLWALRFADPLSDAETFDVRDGQLVTIGEKPGSIDEVRGQYMGLLRFTPEGFARVRDVVTAAGDEGRRRLDMTTLLRRVLATGMPIAAVPVDGRWLEVDHAGELAAYEARLAQGEPWLHDWRW encoded by the coding sequence ATGAGCAAGACCTCACACACGGCGGCACTCATTCTCGCCGCCGGACGCGGCAGCCGGCTGGGCGCTCACACCGAAGTCCGGCCCAAGGGGATGGTGGAGTTGCTCGGCCGTCCGATGCTGCAATGGCAGATCGACGCGCTGCGTGCGGCCGGCATCGAAACGGTCACGGTGGCCACCGGATACCGCGCCGACGTGATCGAAGCGCTGGATGTGCCCACGGTGCACAATGCCGAATGGGAGCATACGAACATGGTGGGCACGTTGCTGGCAGCGGCAGCGCATTTCACGGACGGACCGGTGATCGTGTCCTATTCGGACATCGTCTATCACCCCGATCACGTGCGCGCGTTGCGTGCCGCGCAGGCGCCGCTGGCCATCACGTACGATCGTCGGTGGCAGGACCTGTGGGCGTTGCGTTTTGCCGATCCACTGTCGGACGCCGAGACCTTCGATGTCCGTGACGGGCAACTCGTCACGATCGGTGAGAAGCCGGGCTCGATCGATGAGGTGCGCGGTCAGTACATGGGTCTGCTGCGTTTCACACCGGAAGGATTCGCGCGGGTGCGGGACGTGGTGACCGCCGCCGGCGACGAAGGGCGGCGGAGACTGGACATGACCACGTTGCTGCGCCGCGTTCTGGCCACCGGCATGCCCATTGCGGCCGTGCCGGTGGATGGCCGGTGGCTGGAAGTGGATCATGCCGGTGAACTGGCCGCCTATGAAGCCCGGCTCGCGCAGGGCGAGCCGTGGCTTCACGACTGGCGGTGGTGA